TTTTCCGTCACAGAGCAGTGTTGACAAACTGGTTTTGATTGACAGCCCTGAGTGTTCAAACAAAGGAGGCACGACGGATTTGGAGATATTCAGTTTACCAAACGTCGAGGTCTCTAAAGgtgcttttattattattatcatcacatTCATAAGTTTATCATGTAAAGAATAACTGAGCCGTCAATCACATTAATCATTAATCAATGTGTGTTTTTCTTCTCTATTTCATAGACCTGGCAGCGTCGGCAGAGTCTAAGGTGGTGATCGTCACTGCGAACGCTTGGAATGATGAGCAGTCGTATGTAAGTGTGGTTCAAACCAATGTGGACATGTACCGCTCCATCATCCCTCGCCTTGCCCAGCTAAGTCCAAATGCCATCCTGCTTATTGCGTCTCAACCAGGTTAGCACACATAGAGATCTGTTTTGATATACTGTACAACGCTTGAGATGTTTGAGTCTTCAATACAACAATTGACCAATCCAAATCAAGCCTTTTGTGCTGACCATGTGTTTTAACAGTGGATGTTATGACACACGTGGCTTGGAGACAAAGTCATCTGCTGCCAAATCAAGTTATCGGGGTGGGCTGTAACCTCGACTCCCAAAGGCTGTCTCATATCATCAACATTTCACTACTGGCCAACAACGCAGGCAAGCAGGCATGGGTCATCGGAGAACTTTCAGAAAACAAAGGTGAGTGGATCACAAATTTGTGACAGATTTAAACGTGTCCTTCTGCTTTCTGAAAAGCACAATATTAGCTGTTTTTGGTGTTAAATAATACATATGATTATTCTCTCTGATTGTATATCAGTGGCGGTGTGGGGTGATGTAAAACCAGGGACTGACCAACTACAAGGATTAACCCCAGTGTCCAACTCCACCAAACCCTTGATGGACAGGTAATGAGTTTGAGATACAgtcgggtgattctcacgaaatccagatttagaaggtgtccagaatcaaaaattttaaaaagcccttgaagccataagattaaggtctgaacttactataaccattatttttagaggattaaaaacatattttctatagaattatttacattttttttagattatcattatcaaaaatgatcattaccacaacatgatatttcattaaatatatgcatttacaaactcatgtttcggtaatgagaactaaaaagttgtctaggtactatgacaaacaaaattttatctatcatctggagagaaaaaataagaactgcttacctggtagccatcttgagtgtcacagtcaattatgtcccttccaactatttttttttttttaatgttagttccttgagggcttaaacaaggattgaaaattgttgcggagcgtgagaaaattggtctttgaacacatttatattccttattattgtctctacatttaccaatgatcaccaaataccacatgtttctttactgtaaatgtttatagtataacatgcactgaagctttttattttttggattttttaattataaatatttccatgtcaaagaacccaaatccagtcatggacacgttgcggtaatgaaaatgttccccttaaatgtggaaaaaacaaccaaattggtttgtatgatgtcatttgaaatcatgttcaaaatagtacatgaagagatgtttgtaactcttactttgcatttacttttttatcaaaatgtttaatgacacacaagtctaatttcgcgagaatcacccagtCGCAACAATTCAAagctatttattatattatccCAAATGTCAGAAATGCAGTCGagtgtgtttattttaaatgtatagtttataatcataaattgtaaACTGTGAGGTGTCTGTGTTACGTTCACAGGGCGTTAGAGATGCTGAAGGGCAGAGGTCAGAGGTCATGGTCGGTTGGATTGTCCATTGCTGACATCACTCACAGCATCATAACAGACCAAAAGAAAATACACTCCGTCACAACTTTGGCTGAGGTATGAGACTGTCAACAACCATTTTacggggacatttcacaatactttttttaagatgtcaaataaatctttggggtctccagagtacgtatgtgaagttctagcccAAACttcatagataatttattatatcatgttaaaattgactttttgtaggtgtgaacaaaaatgtgccgttttgggtgtgtcctttaaaatgcaaatgagttgatctcttcactaaatgacagtgccgtggttagatagtgcagattaaggggcggaattatccccttctgacatcacaaggggagccagatttcaatgagctatttttttacatgcttgcagagaatggtttacccaaactaagttactgggttgatctttttcacattttctaggttgatagaagcactggggacccaattatagcactcaagtctttccccgccattgacaagttatttatacatttttagaataaaattttcctggaaggcattttgtgaaaatcacaaaaaatgctggcgaggaatgtgttaaacatggaaaaagtcagattttcatgatctgtcccctttaaggattACTGGATTCCTTTAAAGTCGCTGTTTAATGATGGAAAATAGCAGTAAATTGATACACTGTGAattgattggatatagaaaagtaggcgTTTCATTTAGAAATTAAACTCGCAGCAGACTCACATTtggagggggcggagttaagggATGCTCCGATTTCCACAAGAGGGCGGAAGTAAATGTTTTTTAgattttgattaaagtttatgaggacacataaataaaaaataattatgacCCACGGGGGactttcatggggactttaatgGCAAATATCATCACTCAAAGGTTAATCATCTCTAATCTCTTCTTTAATTCAGGGATGGGGTGGAATCGGCTCCAAAGTGTTTCTCAGCTTGCCCTGCATCATCGGAGAAAACGGCTCAATCAGAATAGCCGGAGTGTCTTTGGGTCCAGAAGATGAAATGAAGCTGAGGGAAAGTGTAGCAACTCAGGTCAACCTCTTCATGCAACTCAGATTGTAGCTTCACGATTGGACAAGACATTTAGGTCACCTCTTCAGATGCTTTCCGTTTTCTCTTCAGCCGATTGCATCTTCTCTCTACCTCTGTTCTTTAATACTCCAGCATCACATAAAGACACGGTTTCATCCTTCTTGCACTGACCCTTCATCTTCACTGTAAAGTGGATCTCTTCCATTCGACAGCAATAGCACTACCTGTGTGTTTACTTTGATATGTCATGACAAATCTATCTGTATTTTAAGAACAAGCCGTTCTATTTAAAAGATTACtccattttcattaaaaatattatatatatatatataatttactcacccccatgtcatccaagatgtttatgtctgtcTTTGTTCCGTCGAAAAGATATTAAGtgttttaaggaaaacattccaggatttttcccCATATAGTGAACTTAGAGGACCTCAACGCTTTAcaccactgcaaaaaattattttcaagaaaaaaaattcttagtatttttgtcttgttttcagtaaaaatattaacaaaattcttaaattaagatgctttttcttgatgagcaaaacaacccaagaaaataagtttagtttttagaccaaaaatatcaaatttaagtgattttgtgcataaaacaagccaaaaaaatctgccaatggggtaagcaaaaaatcttgaacatttttgttaaacactaaattcaagaaaaatttgcttaccccattggcagatttttttgcttgttttatgcacaaaatcacttaaatttgacatttttggtctaaaaactagacttattttcttgggtcgttttgctcatcaagaaaaagcatcttaatttaagaacttttagatatttttactgaaaacaagacaaaaatactaagtaatttttttcttgaaagtcattttttgccatgtaaACGATCTTATCTGAGTTttatctagtgaaacaattgttgtttttgcaaaaaaaggACTTtataaccacaacttctcgttttgcactagccgtgtgatgcgccagcgtgaccttgcCTATTACATAATCACGTTGAAAGGTCACGCGTTACTTATgtgaaacaaacacacactttgcagaccattttaaacaataaagtgacacaaagacattaattagtatcaatCCACATACAACAAAGTCAAAACGGTCCCCTTTTTCCACACTTGTATAGACTGGCgtggtagtttcgcatacgtcatgcgTGGCCTTTCGACATGATTACGTAATGCATTACACTGGCgcgtcacacggctagtgcaagacgagaagttgtggtctAAAAGTACTTTATTTTTTGGCTAGTATGACGATcgtttgctagataagaccattatgccttgtttgggatcatttatagcccttaaaaaaaaaaaaactatcaatcgttgcactgcaaaaaattattttaacgaAAAAAATtcctagtatttttgtcttgttttcagtaaaaatatcaaaaaattcttaaactaagatgctttttcttgatgagcaataCGACCccagaaaataagtctagtttttagaccaaaaatatcaaatttaagtggttttgtgcataaaacaagcaaaaaaaatttcttaaacactaaattttgcttattggcagatatttttgcttgttttatgcacaaaatcacttaaatttgatatttttggtctaaaaactagacttattttcttgggtcgtttggctcatcaagaaaaagcatctttatttaagcattttt
The DNA window shown above is from Paramisgurnus dabryanus chromosome 23, PD_genome_1.1, whole genome shotgun sequence and carries:
- the uevld gene encoding ubiquitin-conjugating enzyme E2 variant 3 isoform X2, with product MDFNSESIKKILSKYKFRDVAIEELQKVSRLHPDMIVKHGTYTFTDSSQKDLLKIIGNIPIRYHGHSYNLPILLWLLDSFPFTPPICFLRPTSSMVIREGKHVDSKGRIYLPGLHNWDHPKSSVIGLLAEMIAKFEEEPPLGTKSSGPGENPNDLLAYVSNLSLNEGGSRPDQAVKVSVIGGGDLGVATVLSIMAKSSVDKLVLIDSPECSNKGGTTDLEIFSLPNVEVSKDLAASAESKVVIVTANAWNDEQSYVSVVQTNVDMYRSIIPRLAQLSPNAILLIASQPVDVMTHVAWRQSHLLPNQVIGVGCNLDSQRLSHIINISLLANNAGKQAWVIGELSENKVAVWGDVKPGTDQLQGLTPVSNSTKPLMDRALEMLKGRGQRSWSVGLSIADITHSIITDQKKIHSVTTLAEGWGGIGSKVFLSLPCIIGENGSIRIAGVSLGPEDEMKLRESVATQVNLFMQLRL
- the uevld gene encoding ubiquitin-conjugating enzyme E2 variant 3 isoform X1 codes for the protein MDFNSESIKKILSKYKFRDVAIEELQKVSRLHPDMIVKHGTYTFTDSSQKDLLKIIGNIPIRYHGHSYNLPILLWLLDSFPFTPPICFLRPTSSMVIREGKHVDSKGRIYLPGLHNWDHPKSSVIGLLAEMIAKFEEEPPLGTKSSGPGENPNDLLAYVSNLSLNEGLSQCIFFHSNLCNTFKEFKLTCNDSTGGSRPDQAVKVSVIGGGDLGVATVLSIMAKSSVDKLVLIDSPECSNKGGTTDLEIFSLPNVEVSKDLAASAESKVVIVTANAWNDEQSYVSVVQTNVDMYRSIIPRLAQLSPNAILLIASQPVDVMTHVAWRQSHLLPNQVIGVGCNLDSQRLSHIINISLLANNAGKQAWVIGELSENKVAVWGDVKPGTDQLQGLTPVSNSTKPLMDRALEMLKGRGQRSWSVGLSIADITHSIITDQKKIHSVTTLAEGWGGIGSKVFLSLPCIIGENGSIRIAGVSLGPEDEMKLRESVATQVNLFMQLRL